One stretch of Pandoraea oxalativorans DNA includes these proteins:
- the ribA gene encoding GTP cyclohydrolase II produces MKSPGTAPATLNCDAGECVELVATATLPTRYGTFTSHAFRVKDSANEHLALVMGDVSGEGGALPPLVRLHSECLTGDVFGSYRCDCGEQLDAGMRKIAEEGRGVMLYLRGHEGRGIGLSNKIRAYLLQEQGRDTVEANLDLGLPDDAREYDSAAAILRILGVGSVRLMSNNPKKFDTLIKHGIPVSERVALDIPVREENERYIRTKQVKFGHYFEENE; encoded by the coding sequence ATGAAGTCCCCTGGTACTGCCCCTGCCACGCTCAATTGCGACGCTGGCGAATGCGTCGAGCTTGTCGCTACGGCAACGCTGCCCACTCGCTACGGCACCTTCACTTCCCACGCGTTTCGCGTCAAAGACAGCGCCAACGAGCATCTCGCGCTGGTGATGGGCGACGTGTCGGGCGAGGGGGGCGCGCTGCCGCCGCTGGTGCGTCTGCACTCGGAATGTCTGACGGGGGACGTTTTCGGCTCCTATCGCTGCGATTGCGGCGAGCAACTGGACGCCGGTATGCGCAAGATTGCCGAAGAAGGGCGCGGCGTAATGCTGTATCTGCGCGGCCATGAAGGGCGCGGCATTGGGCTGAGCAACAAGATTCGTGCGTACCTGCTGCAAGAGCAGGGGCGCGACACGGTCGAAGCCAACCTCGATCTCGGCCTGCCCGACGACGCTCGCGAATACGATTCCGCCGCTGCCATCCTGCGTATTCTCGGTGTGGGTTCGGTGCGGCTCATGAGCAACAATCCGAAGAAGTTCGACACGCTCATCAAGCACGGCATCCCGGTGAGCGAGCGTGTGGCGCTCGACATTCCGGTGCGCGAAGAGAACGAACGCTATATCCGCACCAAGCAGGTCAAGTTCGGACACTACTTCGAAGAGAACGAGTAA
- a CDS encoding DUF3325 domain-containing protein, translated as MSHFVTFALCLAGFAALAMSTQRQQEARFKTVSPVRTRNGRIVGWTALAVALGATVMHRGWGFGLVNYSGQTSMAAGLVYLTLILAERRRQSR; from the coding sequence ATGAGTCATTTCGTCACTTTCGCGCTCTGCCTTGCGGGCTTTGCGGCACTGGCGATGTCGACGCAGCGTCAGCAGGAAGCGCGCTTCAAGACCGTTTCACCGGTGCGCACGCGCAATGGCCGGATCGTCGGATGGACGGCGCTGGCCGTGGCGCTGGGCGCAACGGTCATGCATCGGGGATGGGGATTCGGACTGGTGAACTACAGTGGACAGACCAGCATGGCCGCCGGTCTGGTGTATCTGACGCTCATTCTGGCGGAGCGCCGCCGCCAGTCTCGCTGA